A stretch of Oncorhynchus mykiss isolate Arlee chromosome 12, USDA_OmykA_1.1, whole genome shotgun sequence DNA encodes these proteins:
- the shpk gene encoding sedoheptulokinase isoform X1 — protein MAKYVLGIDIGTTSIKVVLLDINSKTVTDSFSLPTKAYIVSDETHAKEQDSVQIITTLNECIASLPIDKLQNVSRIGVSGQMHGVVFWKAQTVLYHHCLPSGCNWSGGDSRHHFSPRDTSHLITWQDGRCNSDFLSTLPNPDSHLSIATGFGCATIFWYMKYRPEFLSDFMVAGTIHDYVVSMLCGLDSCVMTGQNAASWGYFNTATNQWNIDILKDAGFPVHLLPECVPSGCMAGQTCCEWHGVPASTPVGAALGDFQCSVYSSMTDRTEAVLNISTSAQLTYAMPLDFTPPNIPDPTSSISYFPYFDGSYLAVAASLNGGNVMATLVGMLSGWMNELEVEVSDSSLYEKLIRCALGVDSSDLRVSPTILGERHDPLSLGQVSNIHPSNLSLGHMTRAVCRGVLDNITCMMHPVFLLEAGVQRIKGSGSALSRNAVLRQEAERAFPLPVEYGQDVDSAVGVAIVFHDRMDILRHVY, from the exons ATGGCGAAATATGTACTCGGCATAGACATAGGAACTACTTCAATCAAGGTCGTGTTACTTGATATTAACTCAAAAACAGTAACGGATAGCTTCTCTTTGCCAACCAAGGCATATATCGTCAGCGACGAAACGCAT GCCAAAGAGCAGGACTCTGTACAAATCATAACGACTCTGAATGAGTGCATTGCCTCTCTGCCCATAGACAAGCTCCAGAATGTCAGTAGAATTGGGGTGTCTGGACAAATGCATGGGGTTGTATTCTGGAAAGCACAAACAG TCCTGTACCATCACTGTCTACCCTCAGGCTGTAATTGGTCAGGTGGAGACAGCCGCCACCACTTCAGCCCTAGAGACACCAGTCATCTAATCACCTGGCAGGATGGGCGCTGCAACAGTGATTTCCTGTCTACTCTTCCAAACCCAGACTCACATCTCAGCATAGCCACAGGCTTTGGTTGTGCCACTATCTTCTGGTACATGAAATACAG GCCGGAGTTCCTGTCTGACTTCATGGTGGCAGGAACCATCCATGACTATGTGGTGTCCATGCTGTGTGGCTTGGATAGCTGTGTCATGACTGGCCAGAATGCAGCCAGCTGGGGCTACTTCAACACTGCCACCAACCAGTGGAACATAGACAT TCTGAAGGATGCTGGCTTTCCTGTGCACCTGCTCCCTGAGTGTGTGCCGTCTGGCTGCATGGCTGGTCAGACGTGCTGTGAGTGGCATGGCGTCCCTGCCAGCACACCTGTAGGGGCAGCCCTGGGGGACTTCCAGTGTTCTGTCTACTCCAGCATGACTGACAGGACGGAAGCAG TTCTCAATATAAGCACTTCAGCCCAGCTGACCTATGCCATGCCACTTGACTTCACTCCGCCAAATATCCCTGATCCCACCTCTTCCATCTCCTACTTCCCTTACTTTGATGGCTCCTActtggcggtggcagcatcactcAACGGAGGGAACGTGATGGCCACTCTTGTAGGCATGCTGAGTGGCTGGATGAACGAGCTAG AGGTGGAAGTGAGCGACTCCAGCTTGTATGAGAAGCTGATCAGATGTGCCCTTGGAGTGGACAGTAGTGACCTGAGGGTTAGTCCTACCATCCTGGGGGAAAGACATGACCCGCTCAGCCTGGGCCAGGTGTCCAACATACACCCTTCCAACCTCTCCCTGGGCCACATGACCAGAGCGGTGTGCCGTGGTGTTCTGGACAATATCACCTGCATGATGCACCCGGTCTTCCTGCTGGAGGCCGGAGTGCAAAGGATCAAGGGCAGTGGGAGTGCCTTATCCCGTAACGCAGTACTCAGACAGGAAGCAGAAAGGGCGTTTCCTCTGCCTGTGGAATATGGACAGGATGTGGACTCAGCTGTGGGTGTGGCGATAGTCTTTCATGACAGAAT GGATATCCTCAGACATGTTTATTAA
- the shpk gene encoding sedoheptulokinase isoform X2, with protein sequence MAKYVLGIDIGTTSIKVVLLDINSKTVTDSFSLPTKAYIVSDETHAKEQDSVQIITTLNECIASLPIDKLQNVSRIGVSGQMHGVVFWKAQTGCNWSGGDSRHHFSPRDTSHLITWQDGRCNSDFLSTLPNPDSHLSIATGFGCATIFWYMKYRPEFLSDFMVAGTIHDYVVSMLCGLDSCVMTGQNAASWGYFNTATNQWNIDILKDAGFPVHLLPECVPSGCMAGQTCCEWHGVPASTPVGAALGDFQCSVYSSMTDRTEAVLNISTSAQLTYAMPLDFTPPNIPDPTSSISYFPYFDGSYLAVAASLNGGNVMATLVGMLSGWMNELEVEVSDSSLYEKLIRCALGVDSSDLRVSPTILGERHDPLSLGQVSNIHPSNLSLGHMTRAVCRGVLDNITCMMHPVFLLEAGVQRIKGSGSALSRNAVLRQEAERAFPLPVEYGQDVDSAVGVAIVFHDRMDILRHVY encoded by the exons ATGGCGAAATATGTACTCGGCATAGACATAGGAACTACTTCAATCAAGGTCGTGTTACTTGATATTAACTCAAAAACAGTAACGGATAGCTTCTCTTTGCCAACCAAGGCATATATCGTCAGCGACGAAACGCAT GCCAAAGAGCAGGACTCTGTACAAATCATAACGACTCTGAATGAGTGCATTGCCTCTCTGCCCATAGACAAGCTCCAGAATGTCAGTAGAATTGGGGTGTCTGGACAAATGCATGGGGTTGTATTCTGGAAAGCACAAACAG GCTGTAATTGGTCAGGTGGAGACAGCCGCCACCACTTCAGCCCTAGAGACACCAGTCATCTAATCACCTGGCAGGATGGGCGCTGCAACAGTGATTTCCTGTCTACTCTTCCAAACCCAGACTCACATCTCAGCATAGCCACAGGCTTTGGTTGTGCCACTATCTTCTGGTACATGAAATACAG GCCGGAGTTCCTGTCTGACTTCATGGTGGCAGGAACCATCCATGACTATGTGGTGTCCATGCTGTGTGGCTTGGATAGCTGTGTCATGACTGGCCAGAATGCAGCCAGCTGGGGCTACTTCAACACTGCCACCAACCAGTGGAACATAGACAT TCTGAAGGATGCTGGCTTTCCTGTGCACCTGCTCCCTGAGTGTGTGCCGTCTGGCTGCATGGCTGGTCAGACGTGCTGTGAGTGGCATGGCGTCCCTGCCAGCACACCTGTAGGGGCAGCCCTGGGGGACTTCCAGTGTTCTGTCTACTCCAGCATGACTGACAGGACGGAAGCAG TTCTCAATATAAGCACTTCAGCCCAGCTGACCTATGCCATGCCACTTGACTTCACTCCGCCAAATATCCCTGATCCCACCTCTTCCATCTCCTACTTCCCTTACTTTGATGGCTCCTActtggcggtggcagcatcactcAACGGAGGGAACGTGATGGCCACTCTTGTAGGCATGCTGAGTGGCTGGATGAACGAGCTAG AGGTGGAAGTGAGCGACTCCAGCTTGTATGAGAAGCTGATCAGATGTGCCCTTGGAGTGGACAGTAGTGACCTGAGGGTTAGTCCTACCATCCTGGGGGAAAGACATGACCCGCTCAGCCTGGGCCAGGTGTCCAACATACACCCTTCCAACCTCTCCCTGGGCCACATGACCAGAGCGGTGTGCCGTGGTGTTCTGGACAATATCACCTGCATGATGCACCCGGTCTTCCTGCTGGAGGCCGGAGTGCAAAGGATCAAGGGCAGTGGGAGTGCCTTATCCCGTAACGCAGTACTCAGACAGGAAGCAGAAAGGGCGTTTCCTCTGCCTGTGGAATATGGACAGGATGTGGACTCAGCTGTGGGTGTGGCGATAGTCTTTCATGACAGAAT GGATATCCTCAGACATGTTTATTAA
- the shpk gene encoding sedoheptulokinase isoform X3 — protein MHGVVFWKAQTVLYHHCLPSGCNWSGGDSRHHFSPRDTSHLITWQDGRCNSDFLSTLPNPDSHLSIATGFGCATIFWYMKYRPEFLSDFMVAGTIHDYVVSMLCGLDSCVMTGQNAASWGYFNTATNQWNIDILKDAGFPVHLLPECVPSGCMAGQTCCEWHGVPASTPVGAALGDFQCSVYSSMTDRTEAVLNISTSAQLTYAMPLDFTPPNIPDPTSSISYFPYFDGSYLAVAASLNGGNVMATLVGMLSGWMNELEVEVSDSSLYEKLIRCALGVDSSDLRVSPTILGERHDPLSLGQVSNIHPSNLSLGHMTRAVCRGVLDNITCMMHPVFLLEAGVQRIKGSGSALSRNAVLRQEAERAFPLPVEYGQDVDSAVGVAIVFHDRMDILRHVY, from the exons ATGCATGGGGTTGTATTCTGGAAAGCACAAACAG TCCTGTACCATCACTGTCTACCCTCAGGCTGTAATTGGTCAGGTGGAGACAGCCGCCACCACTTCAGCCCTAGAGACACCAGTCATCTAATCACCTGGCAGGATGGGCGCTGCAACAGTGATTTCCTGTCTACTCTTCCAAACCCAGACTCACATCTCAGCATAGCCACAGGCTTTGGTTGTGCCACTATCTTCTGGTACATGAAATACAG GCCGGAGTTCCTGTCTGACTTCATGGTGGCAGGAACCATCCATGACTATGTGGTGTCCATGCTGTGTGGCTTGGATAGCTGTGTCATGACTGGCCAGAATGCAGCCAGCTGGGGCTACTTCAACACTGCCACCAACCAGTGGAACATAGACAT TCTGAAGGATGCTGGCTTTCCTGTGCACCTGCTCCCTGAGTGTGTGCCGTCTGGCTGCATGGCTGGTCAGACGTGCTGTGAGTGGCATGGCGTCCCTGCCAGCACACCTGTAGGGGCAGCCCTGGGGGACTTCCAGTGTTCTGTCTACTCCAGCATGACTGACAGGACGGAAGCAG TTCTCAATATAAGCACTTCAGCCCAGCTGACCTATGCCATGCCACTTGACTTCACTCCGCCAAATATCCCTGATCCCACCTCTTCCATCTCCTACTTCCCTTACTTTGATGGCTCCTActtggcggtggcagcatcactcAACGGAGGGAACGTGATGGCCACTCTTGTAGGCATGCTGAGTGGCTGGATGAACGAGCTAG AGGTGGAAGTGAGCGACTCCAGCTTGTATGAGAAGCTGATCAGATGTGCCCTTGGAGTGGACAGTAGTGACCTGAGGGTTAGTCCTACCATCCTGGGGGAAAGACATGACCCGCTCAGCCTGGGCCAGGTGTCCAACATACACCCTTCCAACCTCTCCCTGGGCCACATGACCAGAGCGGTGTGCCGTGGTGTTCTGGACAATATCACCTGCATGATGCACCCGGTCTTCCTGCTGGAGGCCGGAGTGCAAAGGATCAAGGGCAGTGGGAGTGCCTTATCCCGTAACGCAGTACTCAGACAGGAAGCAGAAAGGGCGTTTCCTCTGCCTGTGGAATATGGACAGGATGTGGACTCAGCTGTGGGTGTGGCGATAGTCTTTCATGACAGAAT GGATATCCTCAGACATGTTTATTAA
- the LOC110537499 gene encoding ER membrane protein complex subunit 6 has protein sequence MSSVIVAKREGPQFISEVAVRGNAAMLDYCRTSVSALSGATAGILGLTGLYGFIFYFLASFLLSLLLILKASRRWNKCFKSRRMLFTGGLVGGLFTYVLFWTFLYGMVHVY, from the coding sequence ATGTCCTCAGTCATCGTAGCAAAACGAGAGGGACCACAGTTCATCAGCGAGGTCGCTGTGAGGGGAAACGCCGCCATGCTGGACTACTGTCGGACGTCTGTGTCGGCTCTGTCCGGGGCAACAGCCGGCATCCTTGGGCTCACAGGACTGTACGGATTTATCTTCTATTTCCTCGCCTCGTTTCTACTCTCCCTTCTTCTAATCCTCAAGGCTAGTCGCAGGTGGAACAAGTGCTTCAAGTCTCGGAGGATGCTCTTCACAGGAGGGCTCGTTGGAGGTCTTTTTACCTACGTCCTGTTCTGGACCTTCCTCTACGGAATGGTGCATGTGTACTAA
- the shpk gene encoding sedoheptulokinase isoform X4, whose product MHGVVFWKAQTGCNWSGGDSRHHFSPRDTSHLITWQDGRCNSDFLSTLPNPDSHLSIATGFGCATIFWYMKYRPEFLSDFMVAGTIHDYVVSMLCGLDSCVMTGQNAASWGYFNTATNQWNIDILKDAGFPVHLLPECVPSGCMAGQTCCEWHGVPASTPVGAALGDFQCSVYSSMTDRTEAVLNISTSAQLTYAMPLDFTPPNIPDPTSSISYFPYFDGSYLAVAASLNGGNVMATLVGMLSGWMNELEVEVSDSSLYEKLIRCALGVDSSDLRVSPTILGERHDPLSLGQVSNIHPSNLSLGHMTRAVCRGVLDNITCMMHPVFLLEAGVQRIKGSGSALSRNAVLRQEAERAFPLPVEYGQDVDSAVGVAIVFHDRMDILRHVY is encoded by the exons ATGCATGGGGTTGTATTCTGGAAAGCACAAACAG GCTGTAATTGGTCAGGTGGAGACAGCCGCCACCACTTCAGCCCTAGAGACACCAGTCATCTAATCACCTGGCAGGATGGGCGCTGCAACAGTGATTTCCTGTCTACTCTTCCAAACCCAGACTCACATCTCAGCATAGCCACAGGCTTTGGTTGTGCCACTATCTTCTGGTACATGAAATACAG GCCGGAGTTCCTGTCTGACTTCATGGTGGCAGGAACCATCCATGACTATGTGGTGTCCATGCTGTGTGGCTTGGATAGCTGTGTCATGACTGGCCAGAATGCAGCCAGCTGGGGCTACTTCAACACTGCCACCAACCAGTGGAACATAGACAT TCTGAAGGATGCTGGCTTTCCTGTGCACCTGCTCCCTGAGTGTGTGCCGTCTGGCTGCATGGCTGGTCAGACGTGCTGTGAGTGGCATGGCGTCCCTGCCAGCACACCTGTAGGGGCAGCCCTGGGGGACTTCCAGTGTTCTGTCTACTCCAGCATGACTGACAGGACGGAAGCAG TTCTCAATATAAGCACTTCAGCCCAGCTGACCTATGCCATGCCACTTGACTTCACTCCGCCAAATATCCCTGATCCCACCTCTTCCATCTCCTACTTCCCTTACTTTGATGGCTCCTActtggcggtggcagcatcactcAACGGAGGGAACGTGATGGCCACTCTTGTAGGCATGCTGAGTGGCTGGATGAACGAGCTAG AGGTGGAAGTGAGCGACTCCAGCTTGTATGAGAAGCTGATCAGATGTGCCCTTGGAGTGGACAGTAGTGACCTGAGGGTTAGTCCTACCATCCTGGGGGAAAGACATGACCCGCTCAGCCTGGGCCAGGTGTCCAACATACACCCTTCCAACCTCTCCCTGGGCCACATGACCAGAGCGGTGTGCCGTGGTGTTCTGGACAATATCACCTGCATGATGCACCCGGTCTTCCTGCTGGAGGCCGGAGTGCAAAGGATCAAGGGCAGTGGGAGTGCCTTATCCCGTAACGCAGTACTCAGACAGGAAGCAGAAAGGGCGTTTCCTCTGCCTGTGGAATATGGACAGGATGTGGACTCAGCTGTGGGTGTGGCGATAGTCTTTCATGACAGAAT GGATATCCTCAGACATGTTTATTAA